The following coding sequences are from one Sesamum indicum cultivar Zhongzhi No. 13 linkage group LG11, S_indicum_v1.0, whole genome shotgun sequence window:
- the LOC105173566 gene encoding uncharacterized protein LOC105173566, translated as MDPCPFVRLIVESLALKLPSATRPAGSGVHPSATPCYAKLKIYNFPSQTALLPLCSAAAAGPPESSTFAPGFHLDPEAIRSLSCRPAVTLKISVFTGRMGRTCGVTCGKLLGSVKVSVNLGHAQTRACVYQNGWMKLGGEGGGGEPVAILHMIVRSEPDPRFVFQFGGEPECSPVVFQIQGNIRQPVFSCKFSAERSNRLRSLPSDFNINNRGWMRTFAGEKGRVGRERKGWMIIVYDLSGSAVAAASMITPFVPSPGSDRVSRSNPGAWLILRPNGVSISSWKPWGRLEAWRERGPVDGLGYKFELITNNGLTSGVPIAEGTMNIKKGGRFCIDNSRKDSALSFLSPVRGFVMGSSVEGEGKVSKPVVQVGVQHVTCTADAALFVALSAAVDLSMDACRLFSHKLRKEFSNDEQEFLP; from the exons ATGGATCCATGCCCCTTCGTCCGTCTGATCGTAGAATCACTAGCCCTCAAACTCCCCTCCGCCACCAGGCCCGCCGGTTCAGGCGTTCACCCTTCCGCCACCCCCTGCTACGCCAAACTCAAGATCTACAACTTCCCTTCACAAACCGCTCTCCTCCCGCTCTGCAGCGCCGCCGCAGCCGGCCCACCGGAATCTTCCACGTTCGCCCCCGGGTTCCACCTCGACCCAGAAGCCATCCGCAGCCTCTCATGCAGGCCCGCCGTCACGCTCAAAATCTCGGTCTTCACGGGTCGCATGGGGCGCACTTGTGGGGTCACGTGCGGAAAGCTGCTCGGCTCCGTTAAGGTGTCTGTCAACCTTGGTCATGCTCAGACGAGGGCGTGCGTGTATCAGAACGGGTGGATGAAGCTCGGCGGGGAAGGCGGCGGGGGCGAGCCGGTGGCGATTCTGCACATGATAGTACGGTCTGAACCGGATCCCCGGTTCGTGTTCCAGTTCGGCGGTGAGCCGGAGTGTAGCCCGGTTGTATTCCAGATTCAGGGGAACATAAGGCAGCCGGTTTTCAGCTGCAAGTTCAGTGCTGAACGGAGTAACAGGTTACG ATCTCTCCCGTCAGATTTCAACATCAACAATAGAGGGTGGATGAGGACCTTTGCTGGGGAGAAAGGCAGAGTCGGAAGGGAGCGCAAAGGGTGGATGATAATAGTATATGACCTATCCGGCTCGGCCGTTGCGGCTGCCTCTATGATCACCCCATTTGTCCCGTCCCCAGGCTCCGATCGTGTTTCACGCTCAAACCCCGGTGCTTGGCTCATCCTCCGCCCCAACGGGGTCTCCATCAGCAGTTGGAAGCCGTGGGGTCGTCTTGAGGCGTGGCGTGAGCGAGGGCCAGTAGACGGACTCGGTTACAAGTTTGAGCTCATAACTAACAACGGCCTCACTAGCGGAGTTCCCATTGCCGAAGGAACGATGAACATTAAAAAAGGTGGTAGGTTTTGTATTGATAACTCAAGAAAAGACTCAGCGTTGAGTTTCTTGTCCCCGGTTCGAGGGTTTGTGATGGGATCGAGTGTGGAAGGTGAAGGAAAAGTGAGTAAGCCCGTCGTTCAAGTAGGCGTGCAGCACGTGACGTGCACTGCCGATGCTGCCCTATTTGTTGCGCTCTCGGCTGCCGTAGACCTTAGCATGGATGCCTGCCGACTGTTCTCACACAAACTCAGGAAGGAGTTTAGCAACGACGAGCAAGAATTTTTGCCCTAA
- the LOC105173567 gene encoding leucine-rich repeat extensin-like protein 4, which produces MGNCWVLAFLLPVIATEAAVIVGGGVGIGVGGGIGGGGGVWIGGGINTPSTPTASRAYTALQAWKSVITDDPLGVTKSWVGPNVCSYKGVFCSDSRDFMGNPAGEVVAAIDLNHANLQGILVKELSLLTDLSIFHLNSNRFSGSVPLSFRELSSLTELDLSNNHFSGAFPATVVYIPNLVYLDLRFNSFSGPIPDDLFDKKLDAIFLNNNLFDGELPQNLGNSPASVINLANNRFTGTIPFSLGYMGIKEILFLNNQLTGCIPQGVGMWADLQVLDVSSNSLMGHLPDSLSCLGAIEVLNVAHNKLSGELPDLVCSLRRLLNLTVAANFFSGLSQDCDNLFFRNVGFDFSMNCIPGKEMQRPEPDCSAVPGGGLSCLRIPSARPFVCGTLLGAQITTTP; this is translated from the coding sequence ATGGGGAATTGCTGGGTTCTGGCATTTCTCCTCCCCGTCATCGCAACTGAAGCTGCGGTCATCGTTGGTGGCGGCGTGGGCATTGGGGTCGGCGGCGGCATAGGCGGGGGCGGAGGTGTGTGGATTGGTGGAGGAATCAACACTCCGTCTACCCCCACTGCTTCCAGGGCTTATACTGCTCTCCAGGCCTGGAAATCTGTCATTACAGATGATCCACTTGGAGTTACCAAGTCGTGGGTTGGTCCAAATGTTTGCTCTTACAAAGGGGTTTTTTGTTCGGATTCTCGAGATTTCATGGGAAATCCAGCGGGTGAAGTTGTGGCGGCCATAGATCTCAACCACGCCAATTTGCAAGGAATCCTTGTCAAAGAACTCTCTCTTCTCACTGATTTGTCTATTTTTCACCTCAACAGCAACAGGTTTTCAGGGAGTGTCCCTTTGTCGTTCAGGGAACTGTCGTCTTTGACTGAATTGGACCTCAGCAACAACCATTTCTCCGGGGCTTTCCCCGCAACAGTTGTTTACATTCCAAATCTTGTCTATTTAGACCTCAGATTCAACAGCTTTTCAGGCCCAATCCCTGACGATCTGTTCGACAAGAAACTCGACGCAATCTTCCTGAACAACAACCTGTTCGACGGCGAACTCCCTCAGAATCTAGGCAATTCTCCAGCCTCCGTGATTAACCTGGCCAACAACAGGTTCACAGGGACCATCCCTTTCAGCCTGGGCTACATGGGCATAAAGGAAATCTTGTTCCTCAACAACCAGCTCACCGGATGCATACCTCAAGGAGTAGGCATGTGGGCCGATCTGCAAGTCTTGGACGTGAGCTCAAATTCATTGATGGGCCATTTGCCAGACTCTTTATCTTGTCTGGGCGCAATCGAAGTTCTCAACGTTGCACACAACAAGCTGTCTGGGGAGTTGCCCGACTTGGTTTGTTCTTTGAGGAGGCTCCTGAATTTGACAGTTGCGGCCAATTTCTTTTCCGGGCTCAGCCAAGATTGTGACAATTTGTTCTTCAGAAATGTGGGATTTGATTTCTCCATGAACTGCATTCCGGGAAAGGAGATGCAGAGGCCTGAGCCAGATTGCTCAGCGGTTCCTGGAGGTGGACTCAGTTGCCTCAGAATTCCTTCAGCTAGGCCTTTCGTTTGTGGGACATTGTTAGGGGCACAAATTACCACAACCCCATGA